In Myxococcus stipitatus, the genomic window CCACACCCAGGGCCACGTTCGGCGTGGACCTGCGCAACGCTGGCGGCGTGGTCCTGGTCCGCTCGGGCGACGTGCTCATCGACGCGGTGACGCTCGGTCCGGCGGTGGAGGGCGTCGCGACGCAGGTCTCCCCGGAGGCGGCGACCGCCTCGGGGAACGACGCGCTGGGGGCCTGGTGTCGCGCGTCGTCGGCCTATGGGACGCGCGGCAACCGGGGCACTCCGGGGCAGTCCAATGTCGTGTGCGCGCCCGAGCCCTCCCAGGACGCGGGGACCTCCGTCGACGGAGGGGTGCGGGATGGAGGCGCGGACGCGGGCAGTCCGGACGCAGGCGGGGCGGACGCGGGCGCGGGGAGGTCCTGTATCGACCGGGTCACCGGACAGCCTCGCGCGCCGCGTGTCCCGGATGTGGGCTCGCTGGTGTTGACGGAGCTGATGGCGGACCCGAGCGCCGTGGCGGACGTGGTGGGAGAGTGGGTCGAGGTCCTCGCCCGGCGGGACGTGGACCTCAATGGCGTCGTGTTGTCGAACGAGGGTGGGGCGCGCGCGGTGCTGGACTCGCCGCTGTGCCTGACGGTGCGCGCTGGCGCCCGGGCCGTGCTGGCGCGCAGCGCGGAGACGTCGCTCAATGGCGGGCTGCCCTCGGTGCTGGGGACGTTCTCCTTCAACCTGCCGAACGACGCGGGCGCGCATGTCCTGCGGCTCACGGTGGAGGGGCGGGAGCTGGACTCGCTCGGGTGGAGCAGCGCGGCGAAGGCGGGCCATTCGTGGCAGGTGTCCCCTGCCTCCAGCGACCCCGTGGGCAACGACGCGCCGGGCAGCGCGTGCCTCACGCCGACCACGGTGCGCTACGGCCTGGGGGACCGGGGGACGCCGGGCCTGGAGAACCGACCATGCTCGCCTTGAACGGTGGATGGCTGGCGGGGCTGATGCTCCTGTGCGCGGCCTGTGGCGACGGGGCGGAGGGCGTGTGTGGCCCCTCGTCGGGTCGCGTGGTCGAGGTCGTCGACGGGGACACCCTGGTCCTCGAGGGGGGCGCGCGCGTCCGCTATCTCCTGGTGGACACGCCGGAGACGACGGGGGGACACGCGGATTGCTACGGCGCGGAGGCGCGGGCCTTCAACCGCCGGCTCGTCGAGGGGCGCGCGGTGACGCTCGTCGATGGCGAGGCGTGCGAGGATCGCTTCGGTCGGCGCCTCGCCTACGTGCGGGTGGACGGGCAGGAGGTGAACACGCTCCTGGTGGAGCGGGGACTCGCCTGCGTGCTCCACGTCCCTCCCGCGGGGAGCGCGCGCAAGGCCGAGTTCCAGGCGCTGGAGGCGCGCGCGAGGGCGGCCCGGCACGGCATGTGGGGCGCATGCTCGCCCGTGCCCTGCGCGCGATGACCCCCGGACGGGACGCGGGGCGGCCCGGTGCCCGCCCCCTGTACGGGGCTTCGCGCGAGCGGCCCCGGGAGGCGGGGAGCCTCGACGCGCGAGGAGACGTATCCCAATCATGTGACGGCCATGCCGAAAAGAGCGGCGCCGGTTCGGGGGGACGAGCAGATGGCGCGGGGGGAGCCAGGGCACGAGGGGACGCGGGCGGGCGTGCTCCCGCTCGGCGGCGCCGGGCCCTCGCCCGGGAGGGGCGGGTCATGACGCCGTGTCCCGTGCCGCCCTGTCCACTCCCGGAGCTGCTGGCGGCCCGTCGCGAGGACATCGCCCGCCGCTGGGACGCGCGGGTGGGAGAGGGCCGGGGAGCTGGGGGGCTGCCCCGCGTGGAGCGCGCGCCGGACTCGCTCGAGTGGGTGGACGCGGTGTTGGACAGCCTGCGGCTGCTGTCCGGCTCGCACGACCCGGGGACGCTGCGCGCGCAAGGGGGCCGGCACGGCGTCGAGCGCTACCGGGATGGCGCGGACATCGGCGCGGTGGTGCGCGAATACGGCCAGCTGCGCGACGTCGTCCTCGAGGTGCTCGAGGAGGTGGGCTGGTCGCCGGACTTCGACGGGCTGCGCGTGCTCAACCGGGCCATCGACGCGAGCATCGCCGCCGTCGTGGCCCACCACGCCCAGGAGCACGAGCGGACCCTGCGCGCCACCAAGTCCAAGCTCCACGACATCCTGGACCATGCCCCCGCCGCCATCTACGCGAAGGACCCGGGGGGACGGTACCTGTTCGTCAACCGCTCTTTCGAACGCAACACGGGGCTGTGCAGCGCCGACGTGGTGGGGCGCACCGACCAGGAGCTGTTCCCGGCGGACGTGGCGTGCGTCTTCGCGGCCAACGACCAGCGGGTCCTCGAGACGGGGCAGCCGCTCGAGTCCGACGAGCACGTCCCCTGGACGGACGGCTTGCACATCTATCAGTCACTCAAGTTCCCGCTGCCCGGCGAGGACGGACGGAGCTCCGCGGTGTGCGGCATCTCCACGGATGTCACCGAGTCGCGCCGGGTCCAGCGCGAGCGCGACGAGGCCCGCGAGCGGCTGCGCCGGGTCATCACCCAGCTCCCCGTCGTGCTGTGGGCCACGGACGCGGCGGGCTTCATCACCCTCTTCGAGGGCAAGGGCCTCGAGGCCATGGGCGTGGAGCCGGGAGCGATGATTGGCCTGCACACCTCCGAGGCCTACGCGGACCGGCCGGACCTGCTCGAGGCCGCCCGGCGCGCGCGCTCGGGCGAGTCGTTCAACATGGAGGTGGAGCTGGGGAGCTCGTGGTTCATGGCCTACATCTCCCCGGAGGTGGGGCCGGACGGCCGCGTGACGAGCGTGTCGGGCGTGTCGCTGGACATCACCGAGCGCCGGCGCGCGGAGGAGGTGCTCCGGCAGTCGGAGACGCGCTACCGGCTGGCCACCCAGGCCACCCGCGACATCATCTACGACTGGGACCTGGCCACCGGCGCCATCGAGTGGAGCGAGCTGGCCGTGCAGCAGTTCCGGTTGGAGCCGGGCGCCGGGTCCATGGACATCGACTGGTGGACGCGCCACATCCATCCCGAGGACCGCGAGCGCGTCGCGCGCGACATCCAGGCCGTCATCGACCAGGGCCAGGACCACTGGCGTGACGAGTACCGCTTCCATCGCGGCGACGGCACCTGGGCGGTCATCGAGGACCGGGGCCGGGTCGTCCGCGACGAGCAGGGCCGCGCGCGCCGCATGGTGGGCGCCATGCATGACGTCACCCGGCGGCGCGCCGCGGAGGAGGAGGCCCGCCGCCGCGCGGAGTTCGAGCAGCTGCTCATCGGCATCGTGGGACACGACCTGCGCAACCCCATCTCCGCCATCACCATGGCCTGCACCACGCTGCTGCGGCGCGAGGACCTGGACGAGCGGCAGCGCAAGGTGCTCGGCCGCATCCTCTCCAGCGCGGAGCGCGCCACGCGGATGCTGCGCGACGTGCTCGACTTCACCCAGGCGCGGCTGGGCGGCGGCATCCCCATGCAGCCGCGGCCCCTGGACCTGCACGAGCTGACGCGGCAGGTGGTGGACGAGGTGCGGCTGGCCCATCCGGAGCGGCAGCTCGACCTGAAATGCCTGGGGAACGGCGCCGGCTCGTGGGACCCGGACCGGCTCGCGCAGGTCATCACCAACCTGGTCATCAACGCCATCGGCTACAGCCCGGAGCCGTGCCCGGTGCTCGTGCGCACGCATGGGACCGGGGACGCGGTGTCGCTGAGCGTGCACAACATGGGGGACCCCATCCCCGCGGACCTGGTGCCGCGCCTGTTCGAACCGATGAAGCGCGCCGAGCGGCTGGCGCCGCGCGACGGGCGGGGCCTGGGCCTGGGACTGTTCATCGTGAAGCACATCGTGGACGCGCACGGGGGGCGGCTGCGCGTGCGCTCCTCCGCGCGGGACGGCACGCTCGTCACCGTGCGCCTGCCCCGGTGCCTCGTGCCGCTGCCTCCCTGTCCCGCAAAAATCCGATACCGCTGAGCCCCGCCCCGCCATTCCGCACCCCGCGTGTTCCGTCCCAGGACGGGCGGGCGGGCAGGGCCCCCTTGCTCCTCGGAGCCGGGCCGACTAGCACGGGGGGCCATGACTCGTTTCCCTCGGAGGGGTGAATGAAGAAGGTCCTCATCGGGCTGGGCATCGGCTGTGGCGTCATCCTGCTGGGTGTCGTCGGCATGGGCGTTGCCGGAACCATCTGGGCGAAGAACAAGTTCGGCGGCAGCATCGAGGCCATGCAGAAGGGGCTGGAGCAGAACCAGGCGCAGGAGAAGGAGCTGGTGGCGCTCAACCGCAGCTACCCCTTCAAGGCCCCCGCCGAGGGTGAGGTGCTTGCGCTCGACGAGGAGCGGCTGAAGACCTACCTGGCGGTGCGCGAGACGTCCCTGCCGGTGTTCAAGGCGTACGAGGAGAAGTCGCGCGCGTTCCAGGAGAAGTACAAGACGAACGAGCCGGGGGCACAGACCGACCTCAGCGCGGCGATGGAGGGCGCCGGCCTCCTGGCGTCCATCCAGGCCGACGTGCGCACCGCCTACATCGCGGGGCTGAAGGAGCACAAGATGTCGCCCGCGGAGTTCCAGGCCATCACCGGCGCCGTGTACGCGTCCATGGTCACGGGCAGCTCCGAGGCCCTCAAGCAGATGGGCGCCCAGTCGCGCAAGCTGATGGAGAAGCAGCTGGCGGAGCTGGACAAGCGCCTGGCGGGGACGAACCTCTCCGACGAGGACCGCGCCGAGACGCAGGCGGCGCGCGACGAGCTGAAGGAGAGCATCGACGCGCTGGACGCGGAGCTGGGCGGCGCGCAGGGCGAGGTGTCCGAGCAGTCGAAGAAGAACTCCGCCGCGAACCTGGCGCTGCTCAAGAAGTACGAGGAGCGCGTGAAGACGATGGCCAACGTGGCCTTCGACGGCTTCGTGGCCGGGGGCGCGGACGACTCGGCGGGCTCCGTGGGGAGCGATTCGGAGTCTGAGGACTAGTGCGCGTGCGCGTCGGGTCCTGGCCCCCAGGGGCCGGG contains:
- a CDS encoding thermonuclease family protein; its protein translation is MLALNGGWLAGLMLLCAACGDGAEGVCGPSSGRVVEVVDGDTLVLEGGARVRYLLVDTPETTGGHADCYGAEARAFNRRLVEGRAVTLVDGEACEDRFGRRLAYVRVDGQEVNTLLVERGLACVLHVPPAGSARKAEFQALEARARAARHGMWGACSPVPCAR
- a CDS encoding PAS domain-containing protein, whose translation is MTPCPVPPCPLPELLAARREDIARRWDARVGEGRGAGGLPRVERAPDSLEWVDAVLDSLRLLSGSHDPGTLRAQGGRHGVERYRDGADIGAVVREYGQLRDVVLEVLEEVGWSPDFDGLRVLNRAIDASIAAVVAHHAQEHERTLRATKSKLHDILDHAPAAIYAKDPGGRYLFVNRSFERNTGLCSADVVGRTDQELFPADVACVFAANDQRVLETGQPLESDEHVPWTDGLHIYQSLKFPLPGEDGRSSAVCGISTDVTESRRVQRERDEARERLRRVITQLPVVLWATDAAGFITLFEGKGLEAMGVEPGAMIGLHTSEAYADRPDLLEAARRARSGESFNMEVELGSSWFMAYISPEVGPDGRVTSVSGVSLDITERRRAEEVLRQSETRYRLATQATRDIIYDWDLATGAIEWSELAVQQFRLEPGAGSMDIDWWTRHIHPEDRERVARDIQAVIDQGQDHWRDEYRFHRGDGTWAVIEDRGRVVRDEQGRARRMVGAMHDVTRRRAAEEEARRRAEFEQLLIGIVGHDLRNPISAITMACTTLLRREDLDERQRKVLGRILSSAERATRMLRDVLDFTQARLGGGIPMQPRPLDLHELTRQVVDEVRLAHPERQLDLKCLGNGAGSWDPDRLAQVITNLVINAIGYSPEPCPVLVRTHGTGDAVSLSVHNMGDPIPADLVPRLFEPMKRAERLAPRDGRGLGLGLFIVKHIVDAHGGRLRVRSSARDGTLVTVRLPRCLVPLPPCPAKIRYR